TCGAGCCCAAGCCCCTTGTATAGATTGGGAGCTTGAGCCCATCTTTCTCATATCGATCAAGGCTGTAACAACCCACGGACCACTGGCAATAAGCTGGAAAGTATGTTCGTTGTGAAACTTGCCTTAAGCAAATCCCACATCGGAATGAGAGGGTTAATAGGGGCCACATAAGAGCGAGTTCAAGATTAAACTGTTGAGGCGTCTTTTGAGTTAAAGCCCAAGCGGACAAAAGCGTGAGCCCAAAAACCTAAGGCTCAGGTGGGGTCGAACCAAAGCAAACAATATTTTGACAGACAGGCTTGGGTCGTAACCTACCCAATATTTGCCGAAAGGAAATTGTttgacaaattgaagaaaatgtgcTTGTGGTCAAAAGTCTTCCATGAATAGAgattacaaaggaaaagaaaaaacccAAATGGTCCCTTAGTGTATAGGGGTTAGACCATTTTGGTCCTTGATATATACCCCTTAATATAAATAGTTGTTAATGTATGCAAAAGGTGGAGACTTTCAGTCGACAACCCTAAAACTAATGGAACACCTTAAAACTCATGTTAGAGTTAATTGGATTTGCTCATGTGCATCTCACATGAGaagaaaaaacataaaacaaagaAATCGAATCTTTGTTGGCTCAACGAAAAAAAGATGATGAACAGTAAGACTCCTAATCTTAGCTTGCAAAACCAGTAAGTTATCTTAATCATGAAGTGGTACTTTACTGTAAGTTCTCATAGCTGATGGATCTCCGGTAAAATCTCTTATATTGTGCATTATAGGTAAAATGAGTCATCATAAATAAGTGTTGCCAAGTTCTATAAGGAAAGGCATGTTATAAgctttttcctctctcttttgaATGTTCTTTATGAATGTATTGAAGATCAACAAAGACAAACCTTGAACTGGCAGGATCACGAATCTCAAACTCATCTGTATCAGCATCATATCCACAGATGACAACATAGTGACCTGCGTAGACATGATTAAGAAAAAGATTATGATTATGTAACAAAAGGGAGGAGATCCTTTTTCAGATAATAAACCACTTTAATGCACTATTCTTTCACAAATTGATCTAAAACCATAAGCCACCAAACACCAGTGTCAAAGCCCATATTTCAGTTTAGTGAACAAAAAGGATGGAGTATGTAAAGTCGTAAACAATCTGTCGAAGAAGCACTAGCAAATGTTCTACTCTATACAGAGTTTTTAAAGTCCAGAAATCAAAATTTACAAGAAAAATGTTAATTTCCCACCAATGCAGATCTATGTCACAAATAATCGGAGAACATTCTGATTTACCTTTCTAAAAGGCAATGCTCCATCAATGAACTGgtgataaagtaaataaactcCAACAAATACCAGATCATTTTGGAAATAAATTTCCATGTCTCGACAATATTTCTAACACCTTCTATTTATGACTTTAATTTTAAGGATAATCCCATAATAATCTTGAAATATATGTGTATGTATTTGGCCATGTAATTTATGATATTCATCAAAACATGTGTATAGAAATGACCTTTCAAGAGCATTTATTTTCCAATTTTAGCCTAGTTTTAATATCATATAAGCATAAGTATAAGATACACTAATGTTGTGTATAGAGCTACACTGATTTTGTAGATGTACAATATAGAGATACACTGATTTTATGTGAACCGCAAAGGTGATCGATCCAACTCTTATTCAGAACATTGGTGTGACTGGAAGCTGTTTTTTCCCCTATGGATCAACTAGATGTGATCGAATTAGTTTTGGTCTGGGGTACAAAATCCTCGTGAGATCACCATGATACGTGGATGCAGGGTGGTCATCTTTCCACTAAAAATTTAGGATTGTCTTTGGGAGGAAGAACCAAAGATGGTGAACTCCAACATCCTGTAATCTAGAAGATTGGAGAGATGAAAATGCAGTATTTGTCAAATAAGGAAGAGTCACCCTAAACAAAATCCAAACTCTCTAGCATTTCATTTACCTAGTTTTTGTTCCCCATCCAACTTCCGATAGCAAAAGAAATTATAAGGCAACAAGGAAATTCTTGTGGGAAGGAACAAATGTTGAGAGGAATTATTTGTGGGTTGGGATAAGTCTGCTCACCTAGATTTTGGCAGCTTGAACATTTGTAGATTATACATCTTCAACCAATCACTTTCAGGGAAATGGTTGGCAAGATTTTCTTGCCAAGGAAGAAGCATGATGGAGAAAGACAATTCCAATGAAATATGAGTGACAATGGAATGAGTGGTTACTGTAGAAGGTCACAACATCATACAGAATGAGTCATTGGAGATGTCTTATGAAGGAATGGAGTAAGCTATTTAGATTTAATGGCTTCACACTTGTAATGGCAATTGGTTCGATTTTGGTTGGATCATTAATGCTCAACTTTAAAGACAACTTTTGTCCTCTACTTTGATCACCCCTGCCATGAAGGCCACAGTAGCTGATCCCCTTACAAGAGATGGGTACCATGTGATGTAGGATATATCTTTTAGGAGGCCCATTCAAGATTGGTAATGGGATGATATCGATGATTTCTTTTCAAAAATCTACAACTATACTAATTTTGGAAGATGACTGCATTATTTAGAGGGTGTACTTATCAAATCAGCTCTCTTTTAAGTCTTAATATTACTGTGAATTCATCAAGGGAAACCAAGGTTAGtgtaaaaactgaaaaagaaaatagaaggcACAAAACAGGTGGCTTTCTTCATGTGAGGCACAGCACGGTATACAATCCTAATGACGGGCAACTATAGGAGGATAATATTTAGTTGGTGTTGTTTGTTCAAGAACAATGGCGATAATGAGTCCCATATAGTGCTCTGCATTGCTTTGCCATAAACTATGGCCCTTGGTGTATCTTATATTTGATGTCTACAAGATGCAACCTAAGTTGGTGGACAATGAAGAGATTGGTTGCAAGGAAGGAGTTGTAGAGAGTTTCTCCCCTTTGTGGTTTAATGTTTTTGGTAGATATGgactaaaggtttcaagttgagcaggatcaagacagaatacttggagtgtaagttcagtggcGAGACTCGAGGAGGGGAAGGGGAGGTGAAGCTGGACTCACCGGTCATCCCTAGGAGAGGtagttttaagtaccttgggtctattattcaGGGGGATGGGGAGATTGATGAATATGTCACACGTCGTATTGGGGCGGTATGGATGGAATGGAGACTCGCTTCTGGTGTTTTAtgtgacaagaaggtgccacCGAAACTTAAGGGTAAATTCTACGGAGTGGTGGTCAGACCAAcgatgttgtatggggctgagtatTGGCCAGTCAAGATAGCTCATGTTCaaaagatgaaggtagcagagatgaggatgttgagatggatgtgtgggcacaccaggttagataggatcagaaatgaggttattcgcgataaggtgggtgtggcccctattgaggacaagatgcgggaagcgcggcttaggtggtttggtcaCGTGAAGAGGAGCACAGACgccccggtgaggaggtgtgagaggttgacattggagggtCTACGAAGAGGTaaaggtaggccaaagaagaggtgGGGAGACGTGATTAGCAAGGCATGGCGCAGCttcagctgaccgaggacatgactcTTGATAGGAAGGTATAGAGATCGGGaattagggtagtagagtagaTAATGTAGAGTGTTCATAATAGTAGTATTGGCACGCAGTCTCgctttctgttggtagtaggtttttatgactaaccattgttttctttcattgttgatcacattattatcttgttgtttttattctgcttttatatggctttttggtaCTTTCCCTTcgtgtctatattttcattaatgtggtgcttatgctttcgtgagccgagggtctattggaaatagcctctctatccACACAAGGTAGGggcaaggtctgcgtacacactaccatcCCCAGACCCCAtagtgtgggataatactgggtatgatgttgttgttgttgtggtagATATGGTCTATGGTGAGAAAagaaatataaaggtttttgaagGTTAGGAATGGAAAGTCCATGGTGAAGAATAAAGAGTTCCTTTTTGTTTCACTTGCTTTTTCGTGTAAAAAGGATATTTGATATTGTATAAGCAGTTGCTTGGATTTTTttgtaattaaaaaaaacattggACAGTGAAAACGATTTGGTGTGACATTAATGAACTATTTTGacttataaaaatacaaaatatagttCACTCTACATGAAAAGCAGACACAAACACGTAAAAAATAAACTACACGAAGATGCTTCTCACCAGTATAGCCTGGGTTGTCATTGCAGAAGTCTGATATACCAATATCTTCCAGCCAAGAGTGActgcaaaaaaaaagagaaacagaaGTACAATAAGGGCCTTGAAGCAGAACTTAAACACTTATTACCCTCATTGGTGACAATATACACTAAAGAGAACTCTCATTTCCGGTGCAATCTTCTCTGGAGGGTGAGGTAGGGCGGTGGTGAATTTAAGGAGAAAGAAGATAAAAATGTATAAGCAGAAGACTCTACCTTAACTTGTACTGGTCAACTAAAGCAATCGCAATGAATTTCCCAGATAAGATCAATGAAGAAATCTCTTCACTGCTAATCGATCTGCACTGTAAAAAGAGGATGTGTTTGTACTAAAACTTCAGAGATGTATATAATATGCTGAATTCAGTTTCTCGCACGAATGAGAGAAATAAGTCCTGCAAAACTCTAAATGACAAGTCGATGCTTCACAATTCTTTTCCAAACAATTTAAGAGGAGCCAAGGCAGATAGATAAACAagcttaggcatttgtagtaggAGGGTCAGCTAAGCTGCAATGCATGGTCATTCTCAGTTCAAATAACTAACTAATGCCAAAAATCTATTTGAGGTACATACCACACCCTGGAACCAAAAATTTCCAAGATTTGGCCAACCCAAGGAAGAACCAATCACTGATGTGCTCCATGCCATCCGTTAGCTCCATGATTGGTCCAACTAATTCGTCAAAGTTCCACCATAAACGGATCCTCAGTCCACCAGTTCAACTACAAGGCCCATACTAGAGGGAACTCTGGTCATAACCATGCAAAAGATTCCTCTTCTACTAACACATCTATCGATACCAACACAAATATATATACTTGCATTTTGGTATATATATACCATATATATGTGTAGACATTGACAAATATACCTCCTATCCTGGGTGTAGATACCAAAATCGTTGGTCTAGAAACAAACCTAGCAGGGCTCCGTTGCATTGCCACAATTCTAAGGCTCGTGGGCTGGAGTTATGATGCAGAGGCTCATTAAGAATAACCTCAACAGGACCCTATCCTAACCTTGATGATAGAGAGCAGGACGTACTACTACCTACAGAAACCCACGATCCATCACTTagccaaaatatttttcttgataAGTACCACCTTAGTCCTTACACAAACTTTATCCTGCAAATCGTATATTATTCTTCACTCTTTCTCTTCCATAGTCACGGCACTCCTCATAAATATGACCCAATCGTAAACATTAactttgttatattttttaacTGATCGCACCTTTCTCCAACACACATTATATTTAAAGTTTATATGAAATTGAAGAAAGGTCTTGTGGTTATCAAAACAAAATCACATGGAAGCGCAAAAAACTCTTTCGGGTAAGATGCCCTGCAATTCGGAGGTAATAGGATTTCTTGGTCAGGACAAAAAGATTACAATTGAAAGCTCTAGCTCACCATGCCTGGCCCTTTATCTTACCTTAAAAAAGAAGCATGGAGCATGAGAAAGCCAGAACTCTATGATAGAACATATAACCTTAACGAGGAACAGCAATCCTCTTAATTGATCATACTGAGTGAAAGGAGCTTAGCCACTTCCTAAAACCATCCTGATCTATTGGATGAGCTGATAGATGATCAGGCTTAATAATATTGGATTATAAACACAAATTAAGTTATTATTCTGAACCGCACCCTTCTTTTCCCGAAAAGGAGCATTATACTTCCATTCTCACCTAAAGCAATAATTGCTTAAACCCTTCTTGCCTCCCCTAGAGAAGGCACTATAATCAGTGTATTTTACCTACCCCACTCGCCAGTTTTATCAGGTTAAACTCTCACCAACTCTCCATTTTGTTTGGAAGTTGTCTCCGTTCCACTAGGCTCATCCTACTGATCTCCCTCTCTAGTAAAGCTCCATTTATAAGTTCTCATCCCAATATTCAAAACCAAAACTATCTTACACACTTACATCCTAACTTAACAGCTGGTCAAAGTTCACAGTTCTCAATATTTCCACTTTGGAGAGTAATAGCTGTCAGAAAATAGTGTCAATAGTCAGTCAAGTGAATTAATCTGAAATGTGAGAGAGTGTAGACGGTTTTCTTTTTTATGATTCATTAGTAATATATTAATAGCCACCATGTGTTGAACAAAAAGTTAAAAATATGTTATAGAGCAAATAAATATAACTTCTTTCCCTCTGTGTAGAACCAATAGAAAGCAGTCTGAGAAACTCCTAGGAACAAAGTAATCTCAGCCACAAAGATTGaacttttttaaataaaataaaataaaaaagattaAATTGTGCCATTTCTCCTCATTTTTCAGGAATCTTTAATATCCTAAAATCCATTTTCttttcatcaattcttcttaagCCTCTTGGATAGAGAAGAATCTTTCCATGTTTTTACAGTTTACCTTGATGTCATAGTTGAAATTAAATATAAATAAGATGGATGAAAGAAGCAAAGAGGACtaggtaacaacaacaacaacatacacagtgtgatcccacaagtggggtatggggagggtgGGTGTGCGCAGACCTTACTCTCACCTTGTATTAAGTAGAGAGGCAGATTCTAATAGACCATTGGCCGAAGAAAAGCGTTTTCAAAACAGGTTTGAAAAATACAATAGTAAAAAAATCTATGGTGAAAATACTGTATAAAAGAAAGAAAGTACTGACAGCAAAAATAGTAAAGATAACCCAAGTAAAAGAAATAACAGTAATAATATAATTGAagaataaaataataatagaatAATAATGATACTAATAAGTAGGAGAAGGAGCAGATAAGATGCTCTAAAATAGAACATGATCTCCCACAGGAAAGAGAGAAATTACTCTACTACCTACTAACCCTCTACGTTATCCTCGACCTCCATGCTTTTCTAcctagggtcatgtcctcggtgaGCTGGAGATGTGTTATGTCATGTCTAATCACCCGTCCCCAATTCATCATCGGTCTATCTCTACCTCTCCTTAGACCAATCACTGCCAACCTCTCATACGTCCTCACTGGGGCATTTGTGCTCCTCTTTACATGCCCGAACTATCTcagtctcgcttcccgcatcttgtccccCATTGAGGTCACTCCCACCTTCCTGTATATCTTCGttcctaatcttatctctccTAGTGTGCCTACACATCCATCTAAGCATCCTCATTTCCATTATAGTCATCTTCTGGACATGTGACTTCTTGACTGGCtaacactctgccccatacaacatagttggTCTAACAACCACTCTATAGAACTTATCTATAAGCCAcggtggcacattcttatcacatagGACATCGGATAcgaacctccatttcatccaccccactccaatacgatgtgtgacatcatCATCGACCTCCCCATTTCCTTGGATTATTGACCGAAGATACTTGAAGCTTCCTCTCTCGGGGATGACCTGtgtatcaatcctcacttccttgGACTAGGTGAATGACTCAATAAAGACTGAGAGACTTTCTCCCCAATTTGGTAGGCCTCCTCGAATTTGGAGAATAAACTATCCCTTGGGAATCCAAACAACAATAGAGGAGGGTAAGCAGAAAAAGAGATCCCAAAGTAACATGAGAAGCTTAAGCTTTGGCAAGATGCATAGGTACAACCAGCTAGGACAGTAAATTTGTATTTATATTCCTTTCCATCCCAATGCTAAATTTGAAAAAAGCATATAGATGGAGGGTGTGGCAACTTGCGGGTGGAATATTGCTAACACTTTATTAAAATCAATGTATACTATGTATAAAAAGTAAGACGAGGACCTAGTTTCCTCATTTCGTGTGATGCAGTCATATGAAAAATcggaggaaaaaaaaagaattattgTCAAACAGCACATAAATGATAAAGCACTTTCAGGGCCACTTTTCATAAGTTATATGCAAGAGCCGATCAGTCAAAGAAGTTCAAGCTAACGGAAATGTGATCAAGTTATAGTGTAGGCTACCAAGGCAACCAAGCAAATCTGATGACAATTCGATGTTTTCTTATTCACTATTCTTTTGGACGGAACTTAGAGGAGGAAGCTAGTATCAAGGATGAACATTGTAGTTTTCCTCCTATTTCCACCAAAAGCGGAAGAAGCCCCTTTCAGCGACCATCAATCACTGAGAAGGTGGGTACATCTGAATTGCCCTACTCACCGGATAATATGACATGAAACAGATTTAGAATGTTTCGAGGTCAAATTCAATGGATTAAGCCTCAAAGCAGGAGGTCAATTAGTTAATCTACCAACTACTATCATGTGCTTCAGTCCCAACTCTAACTAGTTGAACAATTAGACTTAGGTTTCCAAGCAAAAATGAACAAAAAGAACATCCTTTACTCTTTACACCAGATACTGATGCTGCTACGCAATCTGGAGGTAAAAACAACATGTCATCTACTGCACTTTGTTTAAGCTTTAGAAGCGAAGATCGTTAACATGGTAGCTAGCCATTAGAGGTAGCcttacaaaacaaaacagaagGTTAAACAGTGAAAGTAGTAGATGAGCTATCGTTGAAGAATTAATTGGACAAGACTCCCAATCACAACTCTTTTCATACGCAAAGATCTAGTTCTGATGACGAGAAATACTTCTGCCCTGACTAATAACATAGCAACTTATTTATTATAAGATTGGATATAACTGAGTGGGTTGTACCTCTATATTAATACCAGCATCACGTGCCTTTTGGAATAGCATATCAACTCGGACCAGATCATTAGACAATTGCTCCTGCAAAGTGCAATCTGATCAGCATCACAAAGACAGGAGAAGAATGACAAAGTAAATTTCTCAGATTTGCATGAAACCAACAGTGTGTGGAACTGTACGTTCTCTATACGTTTATCATGTTTTTAGTTACCCTGAGATCCTGCTTCTCTTATACAATCAGCATACTGATAATATTAAATATACAAAGACTAAAACACAAGGAGCACATTGATCTTCATAGTATATGTTAATACTGATATAAAAAGGTACAATACCTGCCACGTTTTACCTGACTTTCCTAATAAGTAATAAGCAAATGCGCACTTTGATAAATGAGATCAAAATGGAATCCGATGGTTACATCAtacatatttttttaattaaccGTGGCCTGCTTGCACGCATCTTGACTAATTCCACTGGACACCTGTTACCTCCCACCAGCAACAGGTACCAGGTAACTCTATCCACCAAGACTTGGACAGATTAGAAGAAATCACCTAGGGctcgtttggtacgagggataAGGGATAATTAATCCCGGGATAATTATCCCGGGATTAGTTATCCCGGGATTGTAGTGTTTTTCTATCCCTCTGAAAGGGTGGGATAACTAATTCCGGAATATTTAATTCTGGGATAACTAGTTTCCAACCATACGACACCCTAGTGTTTTTGCTACCGATGGGATTTGAACCTGGTACCTCATGGTTCTCAACCCCCTTTATTGACCACTGAGCCACACCCTTGGGTGCAATTACATCATGCATATTTAGAAGCTTGAAATACTTGCAAAAGTGAAATCACAATGAGACCACTCTAACAGGTTATTTTATCCCCTGAAAGTTCTATTCAAGAGTGATAAAGAGAAGTTGATGTGATGCTCCTCACAGTTCACACTAAATACATTTTATATGTTTTCTTCACAACGAACCTATTTCGTATGTTATGTCACAGACATTTGATATGGTAACAGCAGTTGAACACATAAACACATCAGATGAATATGCTACtgaatcttttaaaaaaataaatacatacaatGTCAAATAGCTGATGTATATAGGTATTATCCTCAGTTATATTTTTGCAGTTACTCATTTCATTTCTAACAGCCTTCCAGTGAAGAGCAGCAAAAAATGTAAGCAATTCTAAGTGCATAAAATCAGCCATAAATACTCCACCTTGTAAAATGTCTCCACGCAGAAACTTGGATTTGCTCCTAATGTGACTGTAAAGTAGGAAAAGTTGACAGAAAATTTCTGCAACAAATATGCCAGATCAACAGTCCAAATACTGCAAGGATTAAGAACAACGTCAATAAACTTTGTGAAGCATTTTATCTCATTCATATAAGAGGTAAGTGAATGAATGTTTCATTTGAACTCAAGCAATCCAGCAAGGAACCCAAATGAGAGACATAAGGTGCACTAAATGAAAAAACAACAATTGGGTGCTGGTCACACGCTCATACAGTTCTGGGGTGTGACAGTATCATGGGCTTGTTACGTCTAAAACAGCGGGTCTTAATTTCGAATGTAAACATAACAGTGGCCAATTACTCCTTTGAGTCCTAGAACGCTGGTCTTACTTTCTCTTTGTGGATTGTTAAATGGGAAGTTTAAAATTTCAAATTACCAACAATAATAACTACGCCTTAGTCCCAAACAAGTTGAAGTCGATAATATAccacaaatattttttttaaaccaCCTTTAATCTACTCAATtcaattttatcttttttttgcAATGTCCACAAATATACCACATGTTTCTCCATGAATAGTATAATTTTGCTTCTCTCAATAATCCTGCAAAAGTCAAAATCTGACTAACTATTTTAAagcatacaacaacaacccagtataatcccacaagtggggtctggggagggtagtgtatacgcagaccttacccctaccatagggtagagaggttgtttccaatagacccttggcatccttccctccaagaactccccaccttgctcttggggtgacttgaactcacaacctcttggttggaagtggagggtgcttaccatcagagcaacccacCTTGTCATTACTGTTTTAAAGCATAAAGGGACACTTTTCCCATAGAATTATCTGCAAGATCCAGCTCGAGAATGAGAATATCACCAGAATGAAATGGAAAAGGCTAATCATGTTCGTAGTTTTAACATTATAAGAAAACTAAGAACTGATGAAGAGActtcaaaaaagaaagaagatagaAGAGGGCTAGACTGGAAGTTCTCACTTTCTCTAGCATTGACGGCTTTGTTCACTCATCTAAAAGGATTAATCTAGCGTCGGAAATAGGTGAAACATGTCTGACAAGTAAATCTAGGAGATTTGACTCACTCTTCCTGGGAAAGAAGCATTTCTTCCATAGCACGGTTGATGCCACCAATCAGTGCTTCATGCTTTAGTTTTCATAGTAGGAGGGAAAGTGTGTACTTCCTTTTAACATGCTTTGCAGTTTATCATAGGAACTTATCATTATGTACATCAATGTAGCAATCACCCGTTTATAGGAATAGCCTATATTGCCCCAGTCACCTCTAGGTACAAATATATTGACTCTTTACATATAGCACCAAAATGACAGTTATTTGATCCAATCTGAAGATCCAAACACATGGAGAAACATGTAAAAAGTAAAGGTCTAATAAAATAACATAGCGTCAACTGAGGTTAAGACATCAAATAATACATGATATACAATTATGGGCTTTTAAGTAATGCAGACTCAAATTAACTCAGCATTGCAGAGATGCAAAGGGGGAATTCCCAAATAAGCAATTAGATTAaaacaactaaaagaaaaggatgaATGAAGTAGAAGTTAAATGTGATATTTATCCTCACAACAGAGCAAAAGAAGTACTAATAGAACAAGGAGTAAATTTTGAAAGCTTTTAAAAGATGTACCTTGTAGTGCAGCAAAGCTCTTCAAGTTCTTGCATATCATAATCCTTACCGAGAGTCCTCAAAACCATTAAAACACAAGCAAGACCACAGTCCCATGAATGTAACTGGTTAATATGTGGAACCTAAAGTGACAAGCACAAACTGATTGTTAAGACTAGACAAACAATTAAGCATATATCAAGAAGCCGCTTGCTAAAAATATAGATTATACAAACATTTATCTACACATATTAGCCAACattcaaaattttaaattagcaaaaaacttcaaaaaagtGCCTAAAAAGCAAATGATTGAATAGAGCAAATGGACTCACTTCACAAAAGTACGAACATGAGAGGACTGTATTGTGGCATTTGTTTGTGCCAACTGATCGTTTACAAAGGAAGGACTCTACCAAGCTTAAACGATCCCTTCCAGATCCTTGAGAGTATTCTTCTTCTGTCCTTGAAAACTTACTCAAGAGAACATATAAAGGCCACATCTGCGATCAGTAGACTGATGAAGTTGCTAAACATTGAATCTCAAACCACAAACCTTATGCAGTAAATTACGAATTGTCACATATGGAAAACTCAATTGCTTACCTGTGTCGTTGCCAATATACTTCTAATATCAGATAGCAGGAGGACGCAGCAACACTCAGAAAGCATTCAGGGGGCTGGAACCAGAAATGCTGCATATTAGTTCAGATATCCGCGCTTCAGGTAGCAAAATAATAGTTTATAGAATATTTTCCACTTTAACAAATGTGATTATGATATTCACATCCACAAGTTGGTTGCATAAACAAATGGCAACAAAAAAGCAGGCATCACTTAAATTAATGGCGCTAAGCATTTAATAGTTACAGGAACATATATTTCTGTATAGGAAAACATAATTCACGGAGATGCAATATTAAATCCGAGTAGAGGCAAAAAAGTTAAGCAATTTCCTCTCATCTGTCTAAACTTAGTTATCACAAGCTGACCGGGACACCACCATTATGTTAATAGAAAAAAAAGATGCAATTTTATAAAGAATTGATCAGTTACCTCCCTCTGGAACACTGCCTCAAATAGTTCGCAAAATTAACAACCAAAAACTCATTAAGCGACAAACCCTTTGCAGCTCCTATtttcagatatatatatatatatatatatatatatatatatatatatatatatatatatatatatatatatatatatatatatatatatatatatatatataccagttTCACAGAATTCAAATCACATAATCAGATCAAATAAAATTGTCTGCATTTCTCTAGTCTTACAAAGTCCTAAGATTAAAGAGGTACAAAATTCAGCTGTGGTCCAAACCGGATCATTCAAATTCAACAAATGCATCAAAGAGAAAagatagaaagaagaaaaacctTTGATTACAAGTCAATACAGAAAAAACTTtagagaaaaaaaggggaaaagaactGACGGAAAGGTGCGGGTCTTCTTCTTCTGCGTCTTTCTTTGgcgattttctttttttctctctttcctttgcTCCGCCTTGCTTAACATTCCATTTGTTGAGCGCTTCTGGGTCCCACCGTGTTATTTCTCTTACAGTGCAAT
This sequence is a window from Nicotiana sylvestris chromosome 3, ASM39365v2, whole genome shotgun sequence. Protein-coding genes within it:
- the LOC104220028 gene encoding guanylyl cyclase 1 isoform X1 translates to MLSECCCVLLLSDIRSILATTQMWPLYVLLSKFSRTEEEYSQGSGRDRLSLVESFLCKRSVGTNKCHNTVLSCSYFCEVPHINQLHSWDCGLACVLMVLRTLGKDYDMQELEELCCTTSIWTVDLAYLLQKFSVNFSYFTVTLGANPSFCVETFYKEQLSNDLVRVDMLFQKARDAGINIECRSISSEEISSLILSGKFIAIALVDQYKLSHSWLEDIGISDFCNDNPGYTGHYVVICGYDADTDEFEIRDPASSRKHEKVTSRCLEGARKSFGTDEDLLLIRLQKEETESSPL
- the LOC104220028 gene encoding guanylyl cyclase 1 isoform X2, which translates into the protein MLSECCCVLLLSDIRSILATTQFSRTEEEYSQGSGRDRLSLVESFLCKRSVGTNKCHNTVLSCSYFCEVPHINQLHSWDCGLACVLMVLRTLGKDYDMQELEELCCTTSIWTVDLAYLLQKFSVNFSYFTVTLGANPSFCVETFYKEQLSNDLVRVDMLFQKARDAGINIECRSISSEEISSLILSGKFIAIALVDQYKLSHSWLEDIGISDFCNDNPGYTGHYVVICGYDADTDEFEIRDPASSRKHEKVTSRCLEGARKSFGTDEDLLLIRLQKEETESSPL
- the LOC104220028 gene encoding guanylyl cyclase 1 isoform X4 — protein: MWPLYVLLSKFSRTEEEYSQGSGRDRLSLVESFLCKRSVGTNKCHNTVLSCSYFCEVPHINQLHSWDCGLACVLMVLRTLGKDYDMQELEELCCTTSIWTVDLAYLLQKFSVNFSYFTVTLGANPSFCVETFYKEQLSNDLVRVDMLFQKARDAGINIECRSISSEEISSLILSGKFIAIALVDQYKLSHSWLEDIGISDFCNDNPGYTGHYVVICGYDADTDEFEIRDPASSRKHEKVTSRCLEGARKSFGTDEDLLLIRLQKEETESSPL
- the LOC104220028 gene encoding guanylyl cyclase 1 isoform X3 gives rise to the protein MLSECCCVLLLSDIRSILATTQMWPLYVLLSKFSRTEEEYSQGSGRDRLSLVESFLCKRSVGTNKCHNTVLSCSYFCEVPHINQLHSWDCGLACVLMVLRTLGKDYDMQELEELCCTTSIWTVDLAYLLQKFSVNFSYFTVTLGANPSFCVETFYKEQLSNDLVRVDMLFQKARDAGINIECRSISSEEISSLILSGKFIAIALVDQYKLSHSWLEDIGISDFCNDNPGYTGHYVVICGYDADTDEFEIRDPASSRKHEKVTSRCLEGARKSFGTDEDLLLVF
- the LOC104220028 gene encoding guanylyl cyclase 1 isoform X5, whose protein sequence is MLSECCCVLLLSDIRSILATTQMWPLYVLLSKFSRTEEEYSQGSGRDRLSLVESFLCKRSVGTNKCHNTVLSCSYFCEVPHINQLHSWDCGLACVLMVLRTLGKDYDMQELEELCCTTSIWTVDLAYLLQKFSVNFSYFTVTLGANPSFCVETFYKEQLSNDLVRVDMLFQKARDAGINIECRSISSEEISSLILSGKFIAIALVDQYKLSHSWLEDIGISDFCNDNPGYTGHYVVICGYDADTDEFEIRDPASSRALQNA